In the Candidatus Methylomirabilis tolerans genome, one interval contains:
- a CDS encoding RNA-binding transcriptional accessory protein, with product ASPCEAMVAGHFGITDKGRPADTWLLDSVRSAWMVKLSLHLKLELMNQIRERAEDEAIRVFARNLHDLLLAAPAGPRITIGLDPGIRTGVKVAVIDKTGKLVDTSTIYPHEPRRDWEGALAAIRQLAQKHGAELIAIGNGTASRETDKLAADLIKRHPELKLAKVVVSEAGASVYSASELASKELPDIDVSLRGAVSIARRLQDPLAELVKIDPKSIGVGQYQHDVNQSKLAKSLGTVIEDCVNSVGVDVNTASVPLLTRISGLTPTLAGNIVSYRDQHGAFKSRKQLRLVPRLGDKTFELAAGFLRINNGDNPLDASAVHPEAYPVVERILADIRKSIREVIGDGKAVRALTPEKYTDDKFGLPTVQDILTELEKPGRDPRPEFKAALFREGVENLKDLESGMILEGIVTNVANFGAFVDIGVHQDGLVHVSALADKFVKDPHSIVKAGDIVKVKVLDVDIARKRIALTMRLSDEVTARIDGTMSHRRGKPPLPKPDALQQRGAMAAAFAKLNQ from the coding sequence TGCCTCGCCCTGCGAAGCCATGGTAGCCGGTCATTTCGGCATCACCGACAAAGGCCGCCCGGCGGACACGTGGTTGCTGGACTCGGTACGTTCGGCCTGGATGGTCAAGCTCTCGCTGCACCTGAAGCTCGAGTTGATGAATCAGATACGGGAACGTGCCGAGGACGAAGCCATCCGGGTGTTTGCCCGCAACCTTCACGACCTGCTGCTCGCGGCACCGGCCGGCCCGCGCATCACGATCGGTCTTGATCCAGGGATTCGCACTGGCGTTAAGGTTGCTGTCATTGACAAGACCGGCAAGCTTGTCGATACCTCCACGATCTACCCTCACGAACCGCGCCGGGACTGGGAAGGTGCGCTTGCTGCCATTCGCCAGTTGGCTCAAAAGCACGGTGCAGAGTTGATCGCCATCGGCAACGGGACAGCCAGCCGGGAAACCGACAAGCTCGCCGCCGATCTCATCAAGCGCCACCCGGAATTGAAGCTGGCCAAGGTGGTGGTGTCGGAGGCAGGGGCCTCCGTATATTCAGCCTCCGAACTGGCCTCGAAGGAATTGCCGGATATAGACGTCTCTTTGCGGGGTGCCGTGTCCATCGCGCGCCGCCTGCAGGACCCCCTGGCAGAACTGGTCAAGATCGACCCGAAGAGCATCGGCGTCGGCCAGTATCAACACGATGTGAATCAGAGCAAGCTGGCAAAGTCGCTCGGCACAGTGATCGAGGACTGCGTGAACTCGGTCGGCGTCGACGTCAATACTGCATCCGTACCTCTGCTGACTCGCATCTCCGGTCTCACCCCGACACTTGCCGGTAACATCGTCAGCTACCGCGATCAGCATGGCGCCTTCAAGAGCCGCAAGCAGTTGCGGCTTGTCCCCCGCCTGGGCGACAAGACATTCGAACTGGCTGCCGGTTTCTTGCGCATCAACAATGGCGACAACCCGCTGGATGCCTCGGCTGTGCATCCGGAAGCCTATCCCGTCGTCGAGCGAATTCTTGCCGACATCAGGAAGAGCATCCGTGAAGTGATCGGAGACGGCAAGGCCGTGCGCGCCCTCACACCCGAGAAATACACCGATGACAAGTTCGGCCTGCCCACGGTTCAGGACATTCTCACGGAACTCGAAAAACCCGGTCGCGATCCGAGGCCCGAGTTCAAGGCCGCCCTATTCCGCGAAGGGGTTGAAAACCTCAAGGACCTTGAGTCCGGGATGATACTGGAAGGCATCGTCACCAATGTCGCCAATTTCGGCGCCTTTGTCGATATCGGCGTACACCAGGACGGTCTCGTCCACGTCTCAGCGCTTGCCGACAAGTTTGTCAAAGACCCGCACAGCATCGTCAAGGCGGGCGACATCGTGAAGGTGAAAGTACTGGATGTCGATATCGCACGCAAGCGCATTGCCCTGACCATGCGTCTGTCTGACGAAGTCACAGCGAGGATCGACGGCACCATGTCGCATCGAAGAGGCAAACCCCCGCTACCGAAACCAGATGCATTACAACAACGCGGTGCGATGGCGGCGGCTTTCGCGAAGCTGAATCAGTGA
- a CDS encoding phosphotransferase, with amino-acid sequence MTQAILVRRPSDLTVAWAQRIVAQHAADATVSEVNVLSADIGTTTRVRVAVEHNGPETLPSRWFVKMPSRSWRARCITALSRLLQTEVRFYQEVTQAVPVLRPAMLAAQSRCGQGTTLVLADVTERGAVPGAPGDALTTAQATVVVEQLARLHVQFWNKASLDQEYRWLAGPVRRWEDRLGTALAVPLMQRGLRRAGSAVPIALHAPAVHYARRRRQAMRLLADGPRTLVHHDVHPGNLFWQQSQPGFLDWQLVRIGEGIGDVAYFLATALTPEIRRTCEARLLARYQQVLEDHQIADLDSTTLRQRYRAHLMYAFEAMVVTLAVGDMMPLDSNLELIRRAAAAVEDHDAFAVRPAKGGDYS; translated from the coding sequence GTGACGCAGGCCATTCTCGTTCGCCGACCGAGTGATCTGACGGTCGCCTGGGCGCAACGCATCGTAGCGCAACATGCTGCAGACGCCACGGTATCAGAGGTCAATGTGCTGTCCGCTGATATCGGGACGACAACGCGGGTGCGGGTCGCGGTCGAACACAATGGGCCGGAGACGTTGCCCAGTCGTTGGTTCGTGAAAATGCCGTCGCGGTCCTGGCGAGCCCGGTGCATTACGGCGTTATCCCGCCTCCTCCAGACAGAAGTGCGTTTCTATCAGGAAGTGACGCAGGCTGTCCCCGTACTTCGGCCTGCCATGTTAGCGGCGCAGAGCCGGTGCGGACAGGGCACGACGCTGGTCCTTGCCGATGTGACAGAACGTGGTGCTGTTCCCGGCGCTCCCGGGGATGCGTTGACGACCGCTCAAGCGACCGTAGTGGTCGAACAACTGGCCAGACTTCATGTGCAGTTTTGGAATAAGGCGAGTCTCGATCAGGAATATCGATGGCTGGCTGGTCCTGTCCGGCGATGGGAAGATCGGTTGGGAACAGCCCTGGCAGTGCCGTTGATGCAACGGGGGTTACGGCGTGCCGGGAGCGCCGTTCCCATAGCGCTCCACGCCCCCGCTGTGCACTATGCGCGCCGGCGTCGCCAGGCGATGCGCTTGCTTGCAGACGGCCCACGCACCCTCGTCCATCACGATGTACATCCCGGCAATCTCTTCTGGCAGCAGTCCCAACCGGGATTCCTCGACTGGCAGCTCGTCCGCATTGGTGAGGGGATTGGCGATGTCGCGTACTTCCTGGCTACCGCGCTCACACCTGAAATCCGGCGGACGTGCGAAGCGCGCCTGCTCGCACGGTATCAACAGGTTCTTGAGGACCATCAGATCGCGGATCTCGATTCCACAACGCTACGGCAACGATATCGCGCCCATCTCATGTATGCCTTTGAAGCCATGGTGGTGACGCTTGCGGTCGGTGACATGATGCCCCTGGATAGCAATCTAGAACTCATCCGCCGGGCGGCCGCGGCGGTTGAGGATCACGATGCCTTTGCGGTCAGACCAGCGAAGGGGGGAGATTACTCTTGA
- a CDS encoding arsenate reductase ArsC, whose protein sequence is LLRALAGDRFVVASAGTEATRVHPLAIRAMEEVKIDLSGHTSKTIDAFLSQPWDYVITVCDNANERCPMFPGGTTRIHWSFDDPSQATGTDEDKLKKFRRVRDEIHAKLRDWLADQE, encoded by the coding sequence TCTCCTTCGCGCGCTCGCAGGAGATCGTTTCGTCGTCGCCAGCGCCGGGACCGAAGCGACGCGCGTCCACCCGCTCGCGATCCGGGCCATGGAGGAGGTTAAAATCGATCTGAGCGGGCATACCTCCAAGACCATCGACGCATTCCTCAGCCAGCCATGGGACTACGTGATCACGGTCTGCGACAACGCCAACGAACGATGCCCGATGTTCCCCGGAGGAACGACCCGCATCCACTGGAGCTTCGACGATCCTTCTCAGGCCACCGGCACAGATGAAGACAAACTGAAGAAGTTCCGTCGCGTTCGCGATGAAATCCACGCCAAGCTTCGCGATTGGCTTGCTGATCAAGAGTAA